GACGGCCGAGGTGGACGGGGAGCCGGTGGCGGCGGTTCCGGTGGGCGCGCTGGCCGCCCTGCGGGAGCGGCTGACCGGCGAGCTGGCCCCGCTGCCGCAGCCCGTCGGGCTGAAGGCCACCCTGCGCGACTACCAGGCCCGCGGCCTGGCCTGGCTGGACCTGATGACCTCGCTCGGTCTCGGCGGCTGCCTCGCCGACGACATGGGCCTGGGCAAGACCGTCACCCTGATCGCGCTGCACCTGCACCGAGACCGCCCCGAGCCGACGCTCGTCGTCTGCCCCGCATCCCTGCTCGGCAACTGGCAGCGGGAGATCGAGAAGTTCGCGCCCGGGGTCGCGGTGCGCCGCTTCCACGGCGGCAGCCGCAGCCTCGACGGGCTGGCCGGGGGATTCGTGCTGACCACGTACGGGACGATGCGCGCGAGCGCGGCCCGGCTGGCCGAGCAGCCCTGGGGCATGGTCGTCGCCGACGAGGCGCAGCACGTGAAGAACCCGCATTCGGCGACGGCGAAGGCGCTGCGCACGATCCCGGCGCCGGCCCGGGTGGCGCTGACCGGCACCCCGGTGGAGAACAACCTGTCCGAGCTGTGGGCGCTGCTCGACTGGACCACGCCGGGGCTGCTGGGCCCGCTGACGGCCTTCCGGGCCCGGCACGCCCGCCCGGTGGAGCACCAGCAGGAGGAGGACGGGGGCAACGAGGCGGCGGTGGCCCGGCTGGCCGCGCTCGTACGGCCGTTCCTGCTGCGGCGCAAGAAGTCCGACCCGGGGATCGCCCCCGAGCTGCCGCCGAAGACGGAAACAGACCATCCGGTCTCCCTCACCCGTGAGCAGGCTTCGCTCTACCAGGCCGCGGTGGACGAGGCGATGGCCGTGATCGGGGCGAGCGAGGGCATCGAGCGGCGCGGCATGATCATGAAGCTGCTGGCCTCGCTCAAGCAGATCTGCAACCACCCCGCGCAGTACCTGAAGGAGGAGCAGCCCCGGATCCCGCACCGCTCGGGCAAGCTGGCCCTGCTGGACGAGCTGCTCGACACGATCCTCGCGGAGGACGGCTCGGTGCTGGTCTTCACCCAGTACGTGACGATGGCCCGGATCATCGAACGGCACCTGGCCGCCCGGGGGATCTCCCACCAGCTCCTGCACGGCGGGACCCCGGTGCCGCGCCGCGAGGAGCTCGTGGACCGCTTCCAGTCCGGTGAAGTCCCGGTCTTCCTGCTCTCCTTGAAGGCCGCGGGCACGGGGCTGAACCTCACGCGGGCCGGCCATGTCATCCACTTCGACCGCTGGTGGAACCCGGCGGTGGAGGAGCAGGCCACCGACCGCGCCTACCGGATCGGGCAGACGCAGCCCGTCCAGGTCCACCGGATCATCGCCGAGGGCACCGTGGAGGACCGGATCGCCGAGATGCTGGAGGCGAAGCGGGCCCTGGCCGATGCGGTGCTCGGCTCGGGCGAGTCGGCGCTGACCGAGCTGAGCGACCGCGAGCTGGCCGACCTCGTCTCCCTGCGGAGGCCCGCATGATCACGTCGCGGAGGCCCGCATGATCACCGCGCGCGACGACCGCCGCCGCACCTTCGAGACCGTGCCCGCCGGGGTGGAGGCCGCCAGCTGGTGGGGCCGGGCCTGGGTGTCGGCGCTCGAGGAGGTGTCCCGCGACCCGGCCCGCCTGGCCCGGGGCCGCGCCTACGCCACCGAGGGCCATGTCGACGCGGTCACGGTCACCCCGGGCCGGATCGTCGCGTACGTGCGGGGCAGCCGGGCCCGTCCGTACCGCACGGAACTGGCCCTGAGCCCCTTCCCGGACGCCGAGTGGAGCGAACTCCTGGAGGCGGTGGCCGCAGCCCCCACGGCCCTCGCGAGCCTGCTGGAGCGGGAGGTTCCGCAGTCCCTGGCGGGCGCGGTCCTGCCCGGCGCGGGCGAGCTCGTCCCGCGCTGCTCCTGCCCGGACACCGCCCGTCCGCCGTGCAAGCACGCCGCCGCCCTCTGCTACCGGGCGGCCCGCCTCCTCGACGAGGACCCGTTCGTCCTGCTGCTCCTGCGCGGCCGGGGCGAGCGGGAGCTCCTCGACGAGCTGACCCGCCGCAACGCCGCCCACGCCGCCCGCGAACAGCCCGACGCCGCACCGGACTTCCCCGGTGTCCCGGCCCGCACAGCACTGGGCCGCACCGGCCTGCCGCCGCTGCCGGCCCCGCTGCCCGCGCCCGCCGCCGTGGGCCTCCCGCCCGCGTACCCGGCCGACCCGGCGGCCCCCGACCCGCTGGCCCTGGACCAGCTCGCCACGGACGCCGCCGCCCGGGCCCTCGCGCTGCTCACCACCGCCGAGGACCCGATCGCCGGCCTCACCCTCTGGCAGGACGCCGTCCGCCTGGCCTCCGCGCACCACACGGCCGGCCTCACCGGCGCCGCCCGCACCCTCTACCGGGACCTGGCCCGCGCCACCGGCCGCACCACCACCGACCTGGCCCGGGCCGGCGCGGCCTGGCGCCAGGGCGGCCTGCCCGCGCTCGCCGCCCTCGAGGAGCCCTGGGACCCCCCGGCGGGCCCCTTCGACCGGGCCCGCCCGGCCCTCCTGGCCGCCTCCCGGGGCGCCTTCCGCCCCGACCGCAACCGCCTCACCGCGCTCACCCGTCAGCTCCGCCTGGGCCGTGACGGCCTCTGGTACGCCTACGAGTCCCGCCCGGGCACCGAGGACTGGTGGCCCACCGGCACCCCCTCCCCGGACCCCCTCACCGCCCTGCGCCACTGACCTCGGCCGGCCTGAGACCGGCCGGGATCAGCGGGGAGCGGACGAGGGGCAGGTGCATCGTGCCGGTGTGCCGGGCTGCCTCCCCGCGGGGCTGCCGGCCGACGTGTGGCCGGTATCGGTCTGTCGGTCTGTCCGAGGATCGGGATCTCGTGTGCTTCAGGTCACTCGGCCCCTAGGATGGATCTTTCCCGCCGTGGCGATCACCGGCGGGTGATATGTCGCGTGGTAATGGGTCGTCACGTTCCGACGGGCGGCGGTCCTTCTCCTCATCCTGTTCTTGGAGGTTCCACCCAGATGCTCGGCCGGACGGCGCACGCCGGTATTCACGACAGAAGCGACGATCCCGGCCTGGAGCGTTTGCGCGGGGTGCTGGGTGCGTGGCGAGAGTCGCTCATCGACCTGGGCGGCCGGAACCGGCTCCTGAACTTCCGGCACACCAAGTCCTCGACGCTGGAGATCAAGGTTCCCGGCGCACGCCGGCTGCTGGCCGAGCTCGGTTCCGGCTGGTACTTCGAGCGCATGGCTCAGCCGGACGAGGGCGCGGACGGGGCCGGGGGCGGGGTCTCGCTCGAGAAGCAGGTGCAGAACGCGCCGCCCGCCCGCTCGGCCGCCACCGAGATCGTCACGCAGAAAACCGCCCAACAGGCCCTCGACCGCGCCCTGACCCAGCTGAGGTCGACCTCGGGCCGGATGTACAACGACTACGGCCTCTGGGTGCTCTGGCTCGGCGTCGGCATGGTGGAGTGGCGAGAGGAAGGGGCGCACGAGGGGAGCCGCGCGCCGCTCGTGCTGGTCCCGGCCGAACTCGTCCGGGACCGCTCGGGGAGGACTCGGCTGCAGGCGGCCGAGCAGCAGGACCCGATGCACAACCCGGCTCTGGCCGTGAAACTGGACCAGCTCGGGGTCGACTGGTCAGCCGTGGAGGCCGTCGACTGCCTGGACGCGGCCCAAGTGGTGGACAAGGCTCGTGAGGCGGTCGCAGGTCAGCGCGGCTGGGCCGTGGACGACGGCGTCGTCCTGGCCCTGTTCGCTTCCCACAAGGAGGCGATGTACCAGGACCTCAAGGAGAACGAGGCGGCCATCCTGGCAAGCCCGCTGATCCGGGCCATCGGGCTGGGGCCGGAGGCCGGCCTTCCGGATGACCTGATCGGGTTTGAACCCCCCGCTCTGGAGCGGATCGACGAGCTCCAGGTTCCCGAACGGACCCCGCTCGTCCTGGACGCGGACGCTTCGCAGCGACAGTGCATCGCAGCCGCCATGGAGAACCGCTCGTTCGTGATGAGCGGACCACCCGGAACCGGCAAGAGCCAAACCATCACGAACATGATTGCGGCACTGATGCACGCGGGCCGCAGCGTTCTGTTCGTCAGCGAGAAGGCCGCCGCGCTGGACGTCGTGCGCAACCGGCTGTCCGACGTCGGGCTCGGCGACTTCGTCCTCGCTCTGCACAGCGGTGACACGGCGAAGAAGGCCGTCGCCCAGGAGCTCGCCCGCGTACTGAAGACCGAGGTACGGGCCACGGGGGCGGCGGAGCACGAGCTGGACGAGGCCAAGAGGCTGCGGGAGGAACTGTCTGCCCATGCCGCCGCCATGAACGAGGTGCGCCGGCCGCTCGGCCGCTCGCTGTATGAGGTACTCGGCCGGCTCGCGCTGCTCGATCAGCAGGACGCGAGGCGGCTGGCGCTCGGCGCACCGGGGGCCGGCCGTGGTCTCTCCCTCAGCGCTGCCGCCCTGCAAGAAGCCGTGGTCGCCGCCGAATCCATGGCGAGATCGTGGCGCCCGGTGGCCGAGGGGGACGGCTTCGCCTGGCGCGGCCTGCGCGACCCCGGCGCGCAGGCAGGATCCGGCCGTGCGGACGGTGCGCCGCTGGCCGTCCTGGAGGAAGCGGAAGCTGCACTCGAGGCGCTGCGGCTCGCCGCCGGGCGTCGTACGCTCGCAGACTGCACCCGTGAGCCGCGAGAGGCCCGGGACATCGACCGGCTGGCGGCAGAGCTCCGGGCAGGGCTGTCGCGGATCCCTGATTCCACCACCGCAGGGGGCGGCTCCCTCCCGGAAGACCCGTATCCGATCGTTGCCCAGCTGGCCGCCGTCTTCGGGCTGGACAAGCCGCGAGAGGTGTCCGAAGTGCTGGCCCTCTGCGAGCTCGTGGACGTGGGCGGGGCCCGCCACCTGCCTTTGGCGCCCTGGTTCGAGACGGCTGTCCTGGGGAAGGCCCGTGCTGCGGCGGAGGAACTGCGAGCGGCGATTGCGGCGGCCGGTGCGGCGCGGAGTGCGGCCGAGGACGCGTTCGGGCCCCAGGTGCTCGCGTACGTACCGCTGGCAGATCTGGTGCGGCGGTTCGAAGAGGATCACCACGGGCTGACCTCGCGCTTCAAGGGACAGTTCCGTGCGGACAAGGAGGCCGTGGCGGCCCTGGCCGCGGGCGGCGTCTGGGACAAGGGACTGCGGGGAAGGCTCGGGCAGGCCCTCGACTGGCAGCGGGCCCATGCCGAGGTCGGCCGGCTGATGGGTGCGCACCGGGAACTGCTCGGGGTGTACCTGCCGTCGGACGGCCGCGGATTCGAGCCGCTCGACGAGGCCTTGGCCGCCGCCGCCCGCATCGGCGAGCTGGCGCCGGGCGCTCCGCTGCGGGAGCTGAGGGAACAGCTCGCCCACGGGGCCGAGCCCGGCGATTACAGCCGCCTCCAGGTGCAGGCCGTTCGCGCAGCGCTGGCCGAATGGTGCGGGGCCGCGGAGCGACGCAGCGCGGCGTGGGCCACCGCCTCGTCCGCGCTGTACGAGTTGTTCGACGATGCCCGCAAGCTGGGGCTCCATCCCGCCCTGCGGGGGACCCTTGCAGAGGCCGGGCAGGCGCTCGGCGTACTGCGCGCGGACTTCGCGGGACCGGAGGAATGGCGGGCGTACCGGGCAGGACTCGCCGCCCTGGAGAAGCTGGGGCTGAGCGAGCTCGCGGCGACCGCTGCGGAACGGGGCATCGATGCGGGGGAGTTCCCCGCCGCCGTCGAACGCGCCGTCCTCCAGCGCTGGGCCGACACGGTGCTTGCGACCGATCAGCGGCTCCGTACGACCAGGTCCGCCGACCTGGACGCGAGGGTGGCCGACTTCCGTGCGGCGGACCGCCGGCTCGTGGACGCCGCGGGCGGAGCGGTGATCGCAGCGTGCAACAGCCGCAAGCCGCGGGCGTTCGGAGGCGGCGGCGCGGGGATCATCATCCGTGAGTCCGAGAAGAAGACTCGGCACATGGCCGTGCGGGAACTCCTCGGGAAGGCCCGGGAGGTTGCCCAGTCGGTCAAGCCGTGCTTCATGATGAGCCCGCTGTCGGTCAGCCAGTTCCTCCCCTCGGACTACCGCTTCGATGTGGTCATCTTCGACGAGGCCTCCCAGGTCCGCCCCGGAGACGCCATCAACTGCGTGTACCGCGGGAAATCGCTGATCGTCGCGGGCGACGAGAAGCAGCTGCCGCCCACTTCGTTCTTCGACTCGTCCATCGGAGACGAGGGCGGGGAGTACGACGCGGACGTACCCGACTCCTTCGAATCGCTGCTGGACGCCTGCAAGGCCGGAGCGATGCGCGCGCTGCCTTTGCGCTGGCACTATCGCAGCCGCCACGAGGATCTGATCACGTTCAGCAACCGGTCCTTCTACCGGAACTCCATGGTGACGTTCCCCGGCGCGCGGGAGCACGGACCCGACGTCGGAGTCGCGTTCTTCAAGGCGGAGGGCGTGTACGACCGTGGTGGCCGGCGGGACAACCGGATCGAGGCGGCGCTCGTGGCGGAGCGAGTCCTCCACCACTTCGACACGCGGCCGGGCCAGAGCGTCGGTGTCGTCGCGCTGTCCCAGGCACAGGCGTCGGCGATCGAGGAGAGCGTGCAGCAGGCCCGACTGGCGCGTCCCGACCTCGACGACTGCTTCACCGAGAACCGTCTCGACGGATTCTTCGTCAAGAACCTGGAGTCGGTGCAGGGCGATGAGCGTGACGTCATGATCATGTCGATCGGTTACGGGCCCGACGAGCACGGCCGACTGGGCCTCAACTTCGGACCCATGAACAACAAGGACGGCGGCTGGCGGCGTCTCAACGTCGCCGTCACCCGCGCCCGCCACCGCGTGGAAGTGGTCGCCTCCTTCCACGGTGGACAGCTGAAGGACAGCGACAACCGGAGCATCCAGGACCTCAAGCGCTACCTGCAGTACGCAGAGCAGGGCCCTGCTGTCCTCGCCCAGGACCACGGGGCGGTGGACGGTGAACCGGACAGCCCGTTCGAGGAGTCGGTGCTCACCGTCCTGCGTGCCTGGGGATACGAGGTGCAGCCGCAGGTGGGCGTCGCCGGCTACCGGATCGACCTGGGGCTGCGCCACCCGGCCGCCCCCGGCTCGTACGCCCTCGGTATCGAGTGTGACGGTGCGATGTACCACTCCTCACGTGCGGCCCGGGACCGGGACCGGCTGCGCCAGCAGGTACTGGAGGGTCTGGGCTGGACCCTGCACCGGATCTGGGGCACCGACTGGTACCGCAACCGGCCGGAGGCGGAATGCAGGCTCCGCGAAGCCGTCGAGGCGGCGGCGGCAGCCGATCCCTTCGTCAAGCCGGCGGGCGGGCAGTCCGCTCGCCGATCGGTGGGCCAGACCGCGGCGGTGCAGGGGCCCGAGTACCCGGACGAGGCTGCCGCCCCGAGCATTCCGGCGCCGAGGACGGAGCCGGCACCGAGGCCGCCGGAGCCGGAGCGGGTTGCCGTGAGCGGGGTGCCCGAACGCGACTGGAGCAGGTCGTACGAGCCGGCCCGGGTGTCCGTCGACAGCTGGTCCGCACCGGAAATCCACACGCCTGAAGCGCGCCCCACGTTGCGCAGGGTTCTGGTGCAGATCATCGAGGCGGAAGGACCGGTCCACGAGGAAGTGCTGGTCCTGAGGGCCCGGGAAGCCTGGGGCCTGGGCCGCTCGGGCAAGAGGATCGTCGACAACACCCGGCACGTGCTGCGGGACCTCGTGCGCCAGGGGGTCGCGGAGAGGACGGGCTCCTTCATGGACGTCGTGGGCCGGGAGCTTCGCTGGGCCCGTACGGCGGAGGATGACAACCCGCGCAAGATCGCCCACGTGTCCCCGGCCGAGCGGCAGCTGGCCATGAGGGAGCTGGTCCTCGAATGCCCCGGGATGAACAGGGACGAGCTTCTCCAGCAGACGCGGGAATTCTTCGGGTGGAAGCGCATGGGCGCCGACATCCGGACCGCGTTGGAGTCCGACATCGAGGAGCTGCTGGGCGGGGGAGGGCTGAGCGGTGCGCCGGACCGGCTCGTAGCGCCGCGCTGAGGCCTTCGGCCGGTCTGCCGTGAAGGTCTGCCGCGAAGGTCTGCCGCGAAGGGCGGCCGCGAGGGGCGGCCGCGAGGGGCGGCCGCGAGGGGCGGCCGCGAGGGGCGGCCGCGAGGGGCGGCCGCTCACTCGTCCTTCAGGGTCGCCGCCCAGCGC
The Streptomyces sp. NBC_01296 DNA segment above includes these coding regions:
- a CDS encoding DEAD/DEAH box helicase, with translation MTPQPPASALLRHAAVFLPAPVPREARIAFWSPAGDALPEGAGTPAPLAVVRRHGPGIRTRTVPSLGLSVTDALPLLARAPHSAVTHPATRAWGTAARHALALVARGRLLPGVTPDGVDAWRAGPLDAEDVGHLRAVAAALPYEGYATPLPGRRPLQLPEPEALVRAFLDAVADSLPRTPAAPVTAGRPFAAQEPQRVPGIQEWAAQVAAGADAGVGISLRLDLSSFRLFDGAEESDEGDGGYAGDIRRAGAAVVQVHSLADPTLVTDAGLLWAGAAAAGFGPRARIDAVLALRRAARVWPPLLRLLDQPVPDVLALCDPELEDLLGRAASRLAAAGVLVHWPRELARSLSATAVVRSTAPGSATDGTAFFDADHLFAFSWELALGGDRLTPGEMDALAQAHRPVVRLRDQWVRVDPELVRKARKRELGLLDPVDALATVLTGTAEVDGEPVAAVPVGALAALRERLTGELAPLPQPVGLKATLRDYQARGLAWLDLMTSLGLGGCLADDMGLGKTVTLIALHLHRDRPEPTLVVCPASLLGNWQREIEKFAPGVAVRRFHGGSRSLDGLAGGFVLTTYGTMRASAARLAEQPWGMVVADEAQHVKNPHSATAKALRTIPAPARVALTGTPVENNLSELWALLDWTTPGLLGPLTAFRARHARPVEHQQEEDGGNEAAVARLAALVRPFLLRRKKSDPGIAPELPPKTETDHPVSLTREQASLYQAAVDEAMAVIGASEGIERRGMIMKLLASLKQICNHPAQYLKEEQPRIPHRSGKLALLDELLDTILAEDGSVLVFTQYVTMARIIERHLAARGISHQLLHGGTPVPRREELVDRFQSGEVPVFLLSLKAAGTGLNLTRAGHVIHFDRWWNPAVEEQATDRAYRIGQTQPVQVHRIIAEGTVEDRIAEMLEAKRALADAVLGSGESALTELSDRELADLVSLRRPA
- a CDS encoding SWIM zinc finger family protein: MITARDDRRRTFETVPAGVEAASWWGRAWVSALEEVSRDPARLARGRAYATEGHVDAVTVTPGRIVAYVRGSRARPYRTELALSPFPDAEWSELLEAVAAAPTALASLLEREVPQSLAGAVLPGAGELVPRCSCPDTARPPCKHAAALCYRAARLLDEDPFVLLLLRGRGERELLDELTRRNAAHAAREQPDAAPDFPGVPARTALGRTGLPPLPAPLPAPAAVGLPPAYPADPAAPDPLALDQLATDAAARALALLTTAEDPIAGLTLWQDAVRLASAHHTAGLTGAARTLYRDLARATGRTTTDLARAGAAWRQGGLPALAALEEPWDPPAGPFDRARPALLAASRGAFRPDRNRLTALTRQLRLGRDGLWYAYESRPGTEDWWPTGTPSPDPLTALRH
- a CDS encoding DUF3320 domain-containing protein; the encoded protein is MLGRTAHAGIHDRSDDPGLERLRGVLGAWRESLIDLGGRNRLLNFRHTKSSTLEIKVPGARRLLAELGSGWYFERMAQPDEGADGAGGGVSLEKQVQNAPPARSAATEIVTQKTAQQALDRALTQLRSTSGRMYNDYGLWVLWLGVGMVEWREEGAHEGSRAPLVLVPAELVRDRSGRTRLQAAEQQDPMHNPALAVKLDQLGVDWSAVEAVDCLDAAQVVDKAREAVAGQRGWAVDDGVVLALFASHKEAMYQDLKENEAAILASPLIRAIGLGPEAGLPDDLIGFEPPALERIDELQVPERTPLVLDADASQRQCIAAAMENRSFVMSGPPGTGKSQTITNMIAALMHAGRSVLFVSEKAAALDVVRNRLSDVGLGDFVLALHSGDTAKKAVAQELARVLKTEVRATGAAEHELDEAKRLREELSAHAAAMNEVRRPLGRSLYEVLGRLALLDQQDARRLALGAPGAGRGLSLSAAALQEAVVAAESMARSWRPVAEGDGFAWRGLRDPGAQAGSGRADGAPLAVLEEAEAALEALRLAAGRRTLADCTREPREARDIDRLAAELRAGLSRIPDSTTAGGGSLPEDPYPIVAQLAAVFGLDKPREVSEVLALCELVDVGGARHLPLAPWFETAVLGKARAAAEELRAAIAAAGAARSAAEDAFGPQVLAYVPLADLVRRFEEDHHGLTSRFKGQFRADKEAVAALAAGGVWDKGLRGRLGQALDWQRAHAEVGRLMGAHRELLGVYLPSDGRGFEPLDEALAAAARIGELAPGAPLRELREQLAHGAEPGDYSRLQVQAVRAALAEWCGAAERRSAAWATASSALYELFDDARKLGLHPALRGTLAEAGQALGVLRADFAGPEEWRAYRAGLAALEKLGLSELAATAAERGIDAGEFPAAVERAVLQRWADTVLATDQRLRTTRSADLDARVADFRAADRRLVDAAGGAVIAACNSRKPRAFGGGGAGIIIRESEKKTRHMAVRELLGKAREVAQSVKPCFMMSPLSVSQFLPSDYRFDVVIFDEASQVRPGDAINCVYRGKSLIVAGDEKQLPPTSFFDSSIGDEGGEYDADVPDSFESLLDACKAGAMRALPLRWHYRSRHEDLITFSNRSFYRNSMVTFPGAREHGPDVGVAFFKAEGVYDRGGRRDNRIEAALVAERVLHHFDTRPGQSVGVVALSQAQASAIEESVQQARLARPDLDDCFTENRLDGFFVKNLESVQGDERDVMIMSIGYGPDEHGRLGLNFGPMNNKDGGWRRLNVAVTRARHRVEVVASFHGGQLKDSDNRSIQDLKRYLQYAEQGPAVLAQDHGAVDGEPDSPFEESVLTVLRAWGYEVQPQVGVAGYRIDLGLRHPAAPGSYALGIECDGAMYHSSRAARDRDRLRQQVLEGLGWTLHRIWGTDWYRNRPEAECRLREAVEAAAAADPFVKPAGGQSARRSVGQTAAVQGPEYPDEAAAPSIPAPRTEPAPRPPEPERVAVSGVPERDWSRSYEPARVSVDSWSAPEIHTPEARPTLRRVLVQIIEAEGPVHEEVLVLRAREAWGLGRSGKRIVDNTRHVLRDLVRQGVAERTGSFMDVVGRELRWARTAEDDNPRKIAHVSPAERQLAMRELVLECPGMNRDELLQQTREFFGWKRMGADIRTALESDIEELLGGGGLSGAPDRLVAPR